In one window of Arachis ipaensis cultivar K30076 chromosome B06, Araip1.1, whole genome shotgun sequence DNA:
- the LOC107648600 gene encoding uncharacterized protein LOC107648600 encodes MVGRDRDRGRGRCRGRGRKGRPRLSTGQPLDLHADPYSLVGSSSDMTAPTNGRPPPIATTTPSRQEPQIHIMPTPGVPRSCTQQANEPSNIASHGVKSDPAVVVPSRAGSCGERQTTSNSTQDAQGQGTSTATGHSSISAPKLRYDRAKCWHPPKPRLKHISQVFRKNYNKHWLSFDEADYDTRKIWWTEWRKCFDIIDTEEDDIYQAWRFRDAKRL; translated from the exons ATGGTTGGTAGAGACAGAGATCGCGGTCGTGGTCGTTGCCGTGGCCGAGGCCGAAAGGGGAGGCCTAGGCTTTCTACTGGTCAACCCCTTGACTTGCATGCGGATCCATACTCTCTCGTTGGGTCATCATCCGACATGACTGCTCCGACCAATGGGAGACCGCCACCTATTGCTACTACTACCCCCTCCCGTCAGGAGCCTCAGATACACATTATGCCTACTCCGGGTGTGCCAAGATCATGCACTCAACAAGCCAATGAACCTTCCAACATTGCCTCACATGGTGTGAAGAGTGATCCAGCTGTTGTAGTTCCCAGTCGAGCAGGATCTTGTGGGGAAAGACAAACCACATCTAATAGTACTCAAGATGCTCAGGGTCAAGGAACATCCACTGCCACTGGTCACTCCAGCATAAGTGCTCCGAAGCTCAGATATGATCGTGCCAAATG TTGGCACCCACCTAAGCCTAGATTGAAGCATATTTCTCAGGTTTTTAGGAAAAACTACAACAAGCAttggctgagttttgatgaggcAGATTATGATACTCGAAAAATATGGTGGACTGAGTGGAGG aaatgctTTGACATTATTGATACGGAGGAGGATGATATCTATCAAGCTTGGAGGTTTAGGGATGCCAAGCGCTTGTGA